Proteins from one Bartonella sp. HY328 genomic window:
- a CDS encoding substrate-binding domain-containing protein, protein MLSATACFTSNAFADGIGASLLTQQHPFYIELADAMKAEAKEKNVALDISIANQDLNKQLSDVEDFITKGVDVIIISPVDSQGIFAVIEKAEDAGIKVITVDVPAAQGDVVSHIGTDNYTGGVKAGELMAKVLDGKGKVAIIDYPMVQSVVNRIEGFKKALEDYPEIEIVAQQAGVTRAEALSAAQNMLQANDDINGIFGFGDDAALAAAAAVHSANLKDKIVVIGFDGMKEARDAVDSDPVMVGVIQQFPDQMGKLAIDTAVKVIAGEEVPAEQPIVPGVYTKQK, encoded by the coding sequence ATGTTAAGTGCAACTGCTTGCTTTACGTCAAATGCCTTTGCAGATGGTATCGGTGCTTCACTCCTTACCCAGCAGCATCCATTTTATATTGAACTTGCGGATGCTATGAAAGCTGAAGCCAAGGAAAAAAATGTCGCATTGGACATAAGCATCGCCAACCAAGATCTTAATAAGCAATTATCAGATGTTGAAGATTTTATCACCAAAGGCGTTGACGTTATTATTATTTCTCCTGTTGACAGCCAAGGTATTTTTGCTGTCATTGAAAAAGCGGAAGATGCCGGCATTAAGGTAATCACCGTAGATGTTCCTGCTGCTCAAGGTGATGTTGTTTCTCATATTGGTACCGATAATTATACCGGCGGCGTTAAAGCTGGTGAATTAATGGCCAAGGTTCTTGATGGCAAAGGCAAAGTCGCCATTATAGATTATCCAATGGTGCAATCGGTTGTAAATCGTATCGAAGGCTTTAAAAAAGCGCTTGAAGATTATCCAGAGATTGAAATTGTTGCTCAGCAAGCAGGTGTTACACGGGCTGAAGCTTTATCTGCCGCACAAAATATGCTTCAGGCCAATGATGATATTAATGGTATTTTTGGCTTTGGTGATGATGCAGCTTTGGCGGCGGCGGCAGCAGTTCATTCGGCTAATCTTAAAGACAAAATCGTTGTTATCGGCTTTGATGGCATGAAAGAAGCTCGCGATGCGGTTGACAGTGATCCTGTGATGGTGGGTGTGATCCAACAGTTTCCCGACCAAATGGGCAAACTTGCCATTGATACGGCTGTGAAAGTTATTGCTGGTGAAGAAGTACCTGCTGAACAACCAATCGTTCCTGGTGTTTATACAAAGCAAAAATAG
- a CDS encoding sugar ABC transporter ATP-binding protein, which translates to MMDRTDQIILSLKDIQKNFGPVKAIKNMQLTVRQGTVHTLLGENGAGKSTLMKILAGVHPQTAGQIIFDGEPYSPQNPREAVAKGLSIVFQELSLCNNMSVAENIFATHEPQRFGFINDRQLSKEADELIAYLGLPIRAKDKVGDLSIAQRQLVEIAKGLSKPAKVLILDEPTSSLSDSEAEILFSLIDRLKERGTAIIYISHRMEEIMRLSDDITVVRDGEYIETKRRHDTNIDELIAMMVGRKMDEIYPPALSSPDFEKLSPILEVEKLSFKDEFQDVSFDIRPGEILGFFGLVGSGRSEVMNAIFGMKKASGTICLDGKPVNFKNAAEAIAAGIGFVTENRKEEGLILNANVMHNISMASLKGFTNNLGFMNFATEKKAANQEVDRFRIKTDSLDAAVNTLSGGNQQKIVFAKWLLTHPKVLILDEPTRGVDVGAKFEIYKIIRQLADEGTAIILVSSELPEVLGLADRLIVMTEGGITAILNGTNMTPQNVMAFATGTVATGIVK; encoded by the coding sequence ATGATGGACCGGACAGATCAAATCATCCTTTCATTAAAGGATATTCAAAAGAACTTTGGCCCAGTAAAAGCTATTAAAAATATGCAACTTACTGTACGCCAAGGAACTGTGCATACCCTATTGGGTGAAAACGGTGCCGGTAAATCAACTTTAATGAAAATTCTTGCGGGTGTTCATCCGCAAACGGCAGGGCAAATCATTTTTGATGGTGAGCCCTATAGCCCCCAAAACCCGCGTGAAGCAGTTGCTAAAGGCTTATCGATTGTTTTTCAAGAGTTAAGCCTTTGCAATAATATGAGTGTTGCTGAAAATATTTTTGCAACCCATGAGCCACAACGTTTTGGCTTCATTAATGACAGGCAGTTGAGCAAAGAGGCTGATGAGTTAATCGCCTATTTAGGGCTACCAATACGTGCCAAAGACAAAGTTGGTGACCTTTCAATTGCCCAGCGCCAATTGGTTGAAATTGCCAAGGGATTAAGTAAACCAGCTAAAGTTCTTATTCTTGATGAGCCGACATCATCACTCTCAGATTCAGAAGCCGAAATCTTATTTTCACTGATCGACCGTTTAAAAGAACGCGGAACGGCTATCATTTATATTTCTCATCGCATGGAAGAAATCATGCGTTTATCTGATGATATAACGGTTGTTCGCGATGGCGAATATATCGAAACCAAGCGTCGTCATGATACCAATATTGATGAATTAATTGCAATGATGGTGGGGCGAAAAATGGATGAAATCTATCCCCCTGCCCTTTCTAGCCCTGATTTTGAGAAATTGTCTCCAATTTTAGAGGTAGAAAAACTATCATTTAAAGATGAATTTCAAGATGTATCTTTTGATATTCGCCCAGGTGAAATATTAGGCTTTTTTGGTCTAGTTGGTTCTGGTCGCTCTGAAGTGATGAATGCCATATTTGGCATGAAAAAGGCAAGTGGGACTATATGCTTGGACGGCAAGCCAGTTAATTTCAAGAATGCTGCGGAAGCTATCGCTGCCGGTATTGGCTTTGTAACCGAAAACCGCAAAGAGGAAGGTTTGATCCTAAACGCGAATGTTATGCATAATATTTCTATGGCTTCGCTTAAAGGATTTACCAATAATTTAGGCTTCATGAATTTTGCGACCGAAAAAAAAGCCGCAAACCAAGAAGTTGACCGATTTAGAATAAAAACTGATAGCTTAGATGCAGCAGTTAATACTTTATCAGGTGGCAATCAACAAAAAATCGTATTTGCTAAATGGCTTTTAACCCATCCTAAGGTTCTCATTTTAGATGAGCCAACGCGCGGTGTTGATGTTGGCGCCAAATTTGAAATCTATAAAATTATTAGACAATTAGCAGATGAAGGAACAGCAATAATTCTTGTTTCTTCTGAATTACCCGAAGTTTTGGGCCTTGCTGATCGCCTCATCGTTATGACTGAAGGGGGCATTACTGCCATACTCAATGGTACGAATATGACTCCACAAAATGTTATGGCTTTTGCTACCGGAACGGTTGCCACAGGAATAGTAAAATGA
- a CDS encoding ABC transporter permease, with product MKQSAQLLKIQNSELRNSIRRYAGILLALIILCIFFSLCTKGRFATLNNITNIIQQVAVVAIAAFGMTWVILLGEIDLSIGSIIAVAGMVGAQILALGYGFVPAIIITLLAGIIMGFINGALTAKLLLPSFIVTVATMGIYRGLVNLPTNGSSQLIIDPTWKAISKGEWLGLPIIIWIVIVLFLVNHILLTKTTFGRRTYLTGGNKEAALYSGIKVDRLKIQIFMLSGLMAAIAGILLAARVSSAQTNAASGYELDAIAAAVLGGTSLSGGVGTMVGTLIGALIIGVMNNGMNMLSVPQFYQIIAKGLVILLAVWLDVRAKRKRG from the coding sequence ATGAAACAGTCCGCACAACTCCTAAAAATACAAAACAGTGAATTAAGAAATTCTATTCGGCGCTATGCTGGCATTTTATTGGCTCTGATCATTCTTTGTATCTTTTTTAGCTTATGTACCAAAGGTCGCTTTGCAACTTTAAACAATATAACCAACATCATACAGCAGGTTGCAGTAGTTGCTATTGCAGCTTTTGGTATGACTTGGGTTATTTTGCTTGGTGAAATAGATCTATCTATCGGTTCGATTATTGCGGTTGCTGGCATGGTTGGTGCGCAAATACTGGCTCTTGGTTATGGATTTGTGCCGGCAATCATTATTACCTTACTTGCAGGGATAATAATGGGTTTTATCAATGGAGCCTTAACTGCAAAACTACTATTACCTTCCTTTATCGTGACCGTTGCAACAATGGGGATTTATCGCGGTCTGGTTAATTTGCCAACGAATGGTTCATCCCAACTAATAATAGATCCAACATGGAAAGCTATTAGTAAAGGCGAATGGTTGGGTCTACCGATTATTATATGGATTGTTATTGTTCTTTTTCTCGTTAATCATATTCTTCTTACCAAAACCACATTCGGGCGGCGTACTTATCTAACTGGCGGTAATAAGGAAGCTGCTTTATACTCAGGTATCAAGGTTGACCGCTTAAAAATCCAAATATTCATGTTGTCTGGGCTTATGGCAGCCATTGCTGGCATTTTATTGGCGGCACGAGTGAGTTCGGCACAAACCAATGCTGCATCAGGCTATGAGCTTGACGCTATTGCTGCCGCAGTTCTTGGCGGCACCAGTCTTTCGGGCGGTGTTGGTACCATGGTTGGCACATTAATTGGTGCATTGATCATAGGCGTCATGAATAATGGTATGAATATGTTATCGGTACCTCAATTTTATCAAATCATTGCCAAGGGTTTAGTTATCCTTCTTGCTGTTTGGCTTGATGTAAGAGCAAAAAGAAAAAGAGGCTAA
- a CDS encoding sugar kinase, which produces MGKVLTIGEILVEIVATTKGDGFLDAQPLIGPFPSGAPAIFIDQVGKLDTPCAIISRVGDDDFGRVNIDRLKADGVDVSAIEIAQGESTGSAFVRYREDGSRAFVYNIRYSACGTLNTTQSAKDMIKDCDHLHVMGSAFSAPELGTMVIEAAKAIKQKGGTISFDPNLRPELLNTPGLKQSCEFILSITDLFMPSGEEIFLFENAGNEEEAINHLLARGIKTIVVKRGDQGASLYENGKRFDAQAFKVEEKDPTGAGDCFGGAFLSFWLKNTDPQQALDFANAAGARAVSEIGPMEGTSTLADLERFIAQKAL; this is translated from the coding sequence ATGGGTAAGGTTTTAACCATCGGCGAAATTTTAGTCGAGATTGTTGCCACCACCAAAGGTGATGGATTTTTAGATGCACAGCCGCTTATTGGACCATTTCCATCGGGTGCACCAGCTATTTTTATCGATCAAGTTGGCAAATTGGATACACCATGCGCGATTATTTCTCGTGTTGGAGATGATGATTTTGGCCGCGTCAATATCGATCGATTAAAAGCTGATGGCGTTGATGTTTCGGCTATTGAGATTGCCCAAGGTGAGTCAACCGGTAGTGCTTTTGTGCGCTATCGCGAGGATGGCAGTCGCGCTTTTGTTTATAATATCCGCTATAGTGCATGTGGCACTTTAAACACCACTCAAAGCGCTAAGGATATGATTAAGGATTGCGATCATCTTCATGTTATGGGGTCGGCTTTTTCAGCGCCCGAACTTGGCACTATGGTTATTGAAGCTGCAAAGGCAATAAAACAAAAGGGGGGCACAATTTCCTTTGATCCCAATTTGCGCCCTGAATTATTGAATACCCCCGGTCTTAAACAATCTTGCGAATTTATCTTATCTATCACTGATCTTTTTATGCCGTCAGGCGAGGAAATTTTCTTATTTGAAAATGCTGGCAATGAAGAAGAAGCGATCAATCATTTATTGGCGCGTGGCATTAAAACCATTGTGGTGAAGCGTGGCGACCAAGGGGCGAGCCTTTATGAAAATGGCAAGCGGTTTGACGCGCAAGCTTTTAAGGTTGAGGAAAAAGATCCAACTGGCGCAGGTGATTGTTTTGGCGGGGCATTTTTGAGTTTTTGGCTCAAAAATACCGATCCGCAACAAGCGCTTGATTTTGCCAATGCTGCTGGTGCGCGTGCGGTTAGCGAAATTGGCCCTATGGAGGGAACGTCAACCCTTGCCGATCTTGAGCGCTTTATTGCACAAAAAGCACTTTGA
- a CDS encoding D-tagatose-bisphosphate aldolase, class II, non-catalytic subunit, with protein MTKNPLQSISNWRQQSGPSGIPSICTAHPMVIEAAMRATMPTPLPLLIEATCNQVNQDGGYTGMTPQDYKKFVRDIAQNCNFPVERLIFGGDHLGPNPWKNLTAEEAMDKAEVMIRAYSAAGFTKLHLDCSMGCLNEPLALDDNIIALRAARLAKAAEEARAEGSIAPVYIIGTEVPVPGGALEEIEGLEVTNKDAALTTYDIHKQAFIAHGLEDAFSRVIGLVVQPGVEFGNHNVIDYDPQAAVTLCSALPLMPNIVFEAHSTDYQTRAALTALVNDGFGILKVGPGLTFVMRETLYGLDMIAEELFAGRRQKTLRQTMEEVMLGSPANWDRYYHGDQHELALQRHFSYSDRIRYYWPDEKANRAVAELLELFDNVTLPETLIGQYLGGLYHDVRSQRLPANAKALVFASIEKAINDYIAACWQA; from the coding sequence ATGACTAAAAATCCTCTGCAATCTATTTCAAATTGGCGTCAGCAATCGGGGCCATCTGGCATACCGTCTATTTGCACAGCACACCCCATGGTTATTGAGGCGGCAATGCGTGCAACCATGCCAACGCCGTTGCCACTATTGATTGAAGCAACCTGCAATCAAGTTAATCAAGATGGTGGCTATACTGGCATGACACCACAAGATTATAAAAAATTCGTGCGAGATATTGCCCAAAACTGCAACTTTCCAGTTGAGCGTTTAATCTTTGGTGGTGATCACCTTGGACCTAATCCGTGGAAAAATTTAACCGCAGAAGAAGCTATGGATAAAGCTGAAGTCATGATCCGCGCTTATTCAGCTGCTGGTTTTACCAAGTTGCATTTGGATTGTTCCATGGGCTGCCTTAACGAACCTTTAGCACTTGATGATAATATTATTGCATTGCGTGCCGCACGACTTGCCAAGGCTGCGGAAGAAGCAAGAGCTGAGGGCTCAATTGCCCCTGTTTACATTATTGGGACTGAAGTGCCAGTGCCTGGTGGTGCTTTAGAAGAGATTGAAGGGCTTGAAGTAACGAACAAGGATGCCGCCCTTACAACCTATGATATTCATAAGCAGGCATTTATAGCCCATGGCTTAGAAGATGCTTTTTCACGGGTCATCGGCCTTGTTGTGCAGCCCGGCGTTGAGTTTGGCAATCACAATGTCATTGATTATGATCCGCAAGCTGCAGTCACTCTTTGTTCAGCATTGCCGCTTATGCCGAATATTGTATTTGAGGCGCATTCAACTGATTATCAAACCCGCGCCGCTTTAACGGCTTTAGTTAATGATGGATTTGGCATTTTAAAAGTTGGCCCCGGCCTTACTTTTGTTATGCGTGAAACTCTATATGGTCTTGATATGATTGCCGAAGAGCTTTTTGCAGGGCGGCGTCAAAAGACTTTACGCCAGACTATGGAAGAGGTGATGCTCGGCTCCCCTGCCAATTGGGATCGCTATTATCACGGTGATCAACATGAATTGGCCTTGCAGCGCCACTTTTCTTATAGCGACCGTATCCGCTATTATTGGCCTGATGAAAAAGCTAATCGTGCGGTTGCAGAACTCTTGGAGTTATTTGACAATGTCACATTGCCAGAAACTCTTATCGGGCAATATCTTGGCGGCCTTTATCATGATGTGCGTAGCCAACGCCTGCCAGCTAATGCCAAGGCTTTGGTGTTTGCAAGCATTGAAAAAGCAATTAATGATTATATTGCTGCTTGCTGGCAAGCTTAA
- a CDS encoding LacI family DNA-binding transcriptional regulator, with translation MEEFASHIGLSRPTVSKYFNDPTSIRNSTRVLIENALTEFDFRPNLFAVNLKRRRTKILGVIIPDTLDPFYMELTRKIEEIAEKNGYFAVVLSSQGQVSRQSDAIERLQSMHIAGAIIAPIAHSASQDKLNSLADRIPLVYVDSKEESDVPFVGTDNRQSFGLIIDYLCRSGEPPCFLGMPGVNANSISRRDAYEEAMIRNGFKPLILPVDNSNSWEFEKFGYEQTIKNVKNGLPTNTILCANDRIAFGALHAAWEMGIKVGHGLPSSELRIAGHDDHPLARYTSPPLTTVAQDYALIAQIAMQKLMDLFDTEDWQEPSKLKEHAKRKDQLKQKDQTLLKASLMLRRSA, from the coding sequence ATGGAAGAGTTTGCTAGCCATATCGGATTATCACGCCCAACAGTATCGAAATATTTTAATGATCCAACATCGATTAGAAATTCAACGCGCGTACTCATTGAAAACGCTTTAACGGAATTTGATTTTCGCCCTAATCTATTTGCGGTTAACTTAAAGCGCCGGCGCACTAAAATTTTAGGCGTTATTATTCCAGATACGCTTGATCCATTTTATATGGAGCTTACCCGCAAAATTGAAGAAATTGCCGAAAAAAATGGCTATTTTGCGGTTGTCTTGAGCTCGCAAGGGCAAGTATCAAGACAATCTGATGCGATTGAACGATTGCAATCCATGCATATTGCTGGTGCAATCATTGCACCAATAGCCCATTCGGCAAGCCAAGATAAATTAAACTCTTTAGCTGATCGCATTCCCCTTGTTTATGTGGATAGTAAGGAAGAAAGTGATGTACCCTTTGTTGGTACTGATAACCGCCAAAGCTTTGGTCTTATCATTGATTATTTATGCCGATCAGGGGAACCACCATGCTTTTTGGGTATGCCGGGGGTGAATGCTAATTCAATATCACGCCGTGATGCTTATGAAGAAGCGATGATACGCAACGGTTTTAAACCTCTTATATTGCCGGTTGATAACTCAAATAGCTGGGAATTTGAAAAATTTGGTTATGAGCAAACAATAAAAAATGTAAAAAACGGCCTACCAACCAATACAATATTATGTGCTAATGATCGCATTGCTTTTGGCGCTTTGCATGCTGCATGGGAAATGGGCATTAAGGTGGGGCATGGTTTACCGAGCAGCGAATTACGCATTGCTGGCCATGATGACCATCCGCTTGCGCGATATACATCACCACCCCTTACAACCGTTGCACAAGATTATGCGCTGATTGCACAAATTGCCATGCAAAAACTTATGGATTTGTTTGATACTGAAGATTGGCAAGAACCATCTAAGCTAAAAGAACACGCCAAGCGTAAAGATCAATTAAAGCAAAAAGACCAAACATTGCTTAAAGCAAGCCTTATGCTTAGACGATCGGCTTAA
- a CDS encoding SH3 domain-containing protein, whose protein sequence is MNRFAKSIIAASTLAIAVISGALCAQATTISAPALSLHNAPASSAAVTSNIAKGTQVNVGVCNSAWCYVTAGNQKGWVETNKLSGQLAAANSQARSMSAGGATGSAGATGGRTASAGLNISITIVPEQSEAKAANHNRINVAKIAPQHLR, encoded by the coding sequence ATGAACCGTTTTGCAAAATCAATCATCGCTGCTTCAACTCTAGCAATCGCAGTTATTAGCGGCGCACTTTGCGCACAAGCAACCACAATTTCAGCCCCTGCTTTATCATTGCATAATGCACCTGCATCAAGTGCAGCTGTAACAAGCAATATTGCTAAGGGGACACAAGTTAATGTTGGTGTTTGTAATTCAGCTTGGTGCTATGTAACTGCTGGCAACCAAAAAGGTTGGGTTGAAACCAACAAGCTTTCAGGCCAATTGGCTGCAGCAAATAGCCAAGCTCGCTCAATGAGTGCTGGTGGTGCAACTGGTAGTGCTGGCGCAACAGGTGGCCGCACTGCTTCTGCTGGCTTAAACATTTCAATCACTATTGTGCCTGAACAATCAGAAGCAAAAGCTGCTAATCACAATCGCATCAATGTTGCTAAAATTGCACCACAACATTTGCGTTAA
- a CDS encoding class I SAM-dependent methyltransferase, producing MYLDIHSLQMFYESPLGKKVQQNLKYALQPHIPIRNDERIMGLGYCVPYLAPFRLKCDCCFAFMPARQGASTWPESQNVATALVFEEDLPLADGCLDRIILVHALEQTENATETLRELWRVLAPNGKLIIIAPNRRGFWAGSDATPFGSGEPYSRGQLNQIVTNAGFTCQSLSETLHFLPQKNLNIRRFSVLFEKMQKRFFPYFGGVLVLEATKQFNQGIPLLKRNSRRIFSPVFTPQTLTRGEQHLKQ from the coding sequence ATGTATCTTGATATTCACTCTTTGCAGATGTTTTATGAATCGCCTTTAGGTAAAAAGGTGCAGCAAAACTTAAAATACGCCCTGCAACCGCATATTCCAATCCGTAATGATGAACGGATTATGGGGCTTGGTTATTGCGTTCCTTATCTGGCCCCTTTTCGCCTGAAATGTGATTGCTGTTTTGCCTTTATGCCAGCACGGCAAGGCGCTTCAACTTGGCCAGAAAGCCAAAATGTTGCAACAGCTTTAGTCTTTGAAGAAGATTTGCCCCTTGCTGACGGATGTCTTGATAGGATCATTCTTGTGCATGCCCTAGAGCAGACTGAAAACGCCACCGAAACCTTACGTGAATTATGGCGGGTTTTAGCTCCCAATGGCAAGCTTATCATCATTGCACCAAACCGGCGTGGCTTTTGGGCAGGTTCTGATGCAACGCCCTTTGGTTCTGGTGAACCCTATAGTCGTGGTCAATTAAATCAAATTGTGACCAATGCCGGTTTTACCTGTCAATCACTTAGCGAAACATTGCATTTTTTACCGCAGAAAAATTTAAATATTCGCCGTTTTTCCGTGCTATTTGAAAAAATGCAAAAGCGTTTTTTTCCTTATTTCGGCGGAGTTCTCGTTCTTGAGGCAACAAAACAATTTAATCAAGGCATACCACTATTAAAACGTAATTCACGCCGAATATTTTCACCTGTTTTTACCCCCCAAACATTGACACGGGGAGAACAGCATTTAAAACAATAA
- a CDS encoding aldo/keto reductase, with protein MEYRALGKTGFNIAPLVFGANVFGWTVDEKHSFNLLDAFIDAGLNAIDTADAYSTWAPGNKGGESETIIGKWLKQHPEKREKVVIITKVGSDMLEPGKKGLSARWIKQAAEDSLRRLQCETIDVYLSHWPDPATSHEETLRAYEDLIKSGKVRAIGCSNYDAKLLKSALDTAKSLNLPTYQVVEPEYNLYDRSGFEGELANLCSQEDLGVITYFSLASGFLSGKYRSPKDVEGKARQRMVEKYVNERGLHILDVLDTVSKAHNATNAEVALAWIIAQKTVTAPIASATSLEQLASLVKATSLKLSDNDIAQLTNASEY; from the coding sequence ATGGAATACCGTGCATTAGGAAAAACTGGGTTTAACATTGCGCCTTTAGTTTTTGGTGCTAATGTTTTTGGCTGGACTGTTGATGAAAAACACTCTTTTAATTTACTTGATGCTTTTATTGATGCAGGCTTAAATGCAATCGATACAGCAGATGCCTATTCAACTTGGGCACCGGGCAATAAGGGCGGTGAATCCGAAACCATCATCGGCAAGTGGCTTAAGCAACATCCCGAAAAGCGCGAAAAAGTTGTTATTATTACCAAAGTCGGTTCGGATATGTTGGAGCCTGGTAAAAAAGGGCTATCGGCGCGTTGGATAAAACAAGCGGCTGAAGATTCTTTAAGGCGCTTACAATGTGAAACAATTGATGTCTATTTATCCCATTGGCCAGATCCAGCAACCAGCCATGAAGAAACATTACGTGCCTATGAAGACCTTATCAAATCTGGTAAAGTGCGTGCCATTGGTTGCTCGAATTATGATGCAAAACTTTTGAAAAGCGCGCTGGATACAGCAAAATCCTTGAACTTACCAACTTATCAGGTGGTTGAACCTGAATATAATCTTTATGATCGCAGCGGTTTTGAAGGCGAACTTGCCAATCTTTGTAGCCAAGAAGATTTGGGTGTCATCACCTATTTTAGTCTTGCATCTGGTTTTCTTTCAGGCAAATATCGCAGCCCCAAGGATGTTGAGGGCAAAGCGCGCCAACGCATGGTTGAAAAATATGTAAATGAACGTGGACTGCATATTCTTGATGTGCTGGACACCGTATCAAAAGCACATAATGCGACCAATGCTGAAGTGGCACTTGCGTGGATTATTGCACAAAAGACAGTGACGGCACCTATTGCGAGCGCTACCAGCCTTGAGCAATTGGCAAGTCTTGTCAAAGCCACCTCACTCAAATTGAGTGATAACGATATAGCACAATTGACCAATGCCAGTGAGTATTAA
- a CDS encoding YggT family protein, whose amino-acid sequence MIAFFSTISYILDFVWLLIIGRIIFSWLFAMNIINPRNQIFGVIGNFLYTATEPLLAPIRRILPDLGPIDISPIVIFFIIFFLQELIARSLVPMFV is encoded by the coding sequence ATGATTGCCTTTTTTTCGACTATAAGTTATATATTAGACTTTGTTTGGCTGCTCATTATAGGCAGAATAATTTTTTCTTGGCTTTTTGCGATGAATATTATTAATCCGCGCAATCAGATCTTCGGTGTAATTGGTAATTTTCTTTATACGGCAACCGAACCTTTGCTGGCGCCGATTAGGCGTATTTTGCCGGATCTTGGGCCTATCGATATTTCACCAATTGTTATCTTTTTTATAATCTTTTTTTTACAAGAATTGATTGCAAGGTCTCTTGTACCAATGTTTGTTTAA
- a CDS encoding inositol monophosphatase family protein, producing the protein MAKNSEKLLHERYALALQLAKSAGNLALDYFNNRDQLIIETKQNPQDLVSMADRNVEKHIQDAIYRHFPEDAFLGEESGISDHQSEFLWVIDPIDGTAPFLAGIGDWCVSIAVLYQGKPAIGVIYVPCKSELYRAMIGDGAFLNEKPIGVTEHNTIANGLTGFGCNHHISTERKIDILQNLLAAGSNFYRNASGALMIAYVAAGRLVGYVEPYMHLWDCAAGFCLVQEAGGKIMPFPTDRENLKKGHPVLVAAPHNYDQLKKIASF; encoded by the coding sequence TTGGCCAAAAATTCAGAAAAATTATTGCATGAGCGCTATGCTCTTGCGCTGCAATTGGCAAAAAGCGCTGGCAACCTCGCCTTAGATTATTTCAATAATCGTGATCAATTAATTATTGAAACCAAGCAAAATCCGCAAGATTTGGTTTCAATGGCTGATCGCAATGTTGAAAAACATATTCAGGATGCAATTTATCGACATTTTCCCGAAGATGCATTTTTGGGCGAAGAAAGTGGCATTAGCGACCATCAATCAGAATTCCTTTGGGTAATCGATCCTATAGATGGCACAGCACCTTTTTTAGCAGGAATTGGTGATTGGTGTGTTTCCATCGCGGTTTTATATCAGGGCAAACCAGCAATTGGCGTTATTTATGTACCGTGTAAAAGCGAGCTTTATCGCGCAATGATCGGTGATGGTGCCTTTTTAAATGAAAAACCAATTGGGGTGACCGAACATAATACTATTGCTAATGGACTTACGGGCTTTGGCTGTAATCATCATATTTCGACAGAGCGCAAGATTGATATTTTACAAAATCTTTTAGCCGCTGGTAGCAATTTTTATCGTAATGCGTCAGGCGCATTGATGATTGCCTATGTCGCGGCAGGCCGTCTTGTAGGCTATGTTGAACCCTATATGCATTTATGGGATTGTGCGGCAGGATTTTGTCTTGTGCAAGAGGCTGGTGGCAAGATTATGCCGTTCCCAACCGATCGTGAAAATCTTAAAAAAGGGCATCCAGTTCTTGTTGCCGCGCCTCATAATTATGATCAATTGAAAAAAATTGCCAGTTTTTAA
- a CDS encoding J domain-containing protein: MAINSKFFDSIRISSGKKAKAEPETMKCQWEGCEKPGPHRAPAGRGREGQFLHFCIDHVREYNKNFNYFSDLSDAEIAKFQKDAATGHRPTRKIGSNRTTATKTSQEFSSIRSGSAVSQKRLRNPYGLINEKRVEAAPKRKLKVLEARAFATLELKEMASSDEIKSQYKILIKRHHPDANGGDRSSEERFRAVLQAYNQLKQAGFC, from the coding sequence ATGGCAATTAATTCAAAATTCTTTGACTCTATACGCATTAGTTCAGGCAAAAAGGCAAAAGCCGAGCCTGAAACAATGAAATGCCAATGGGAAGGCTGTGAAAAGCCAGGCCCCCATCGTGCACCTGCTGGTCGTGGCCGTGAAGGGCAATTTTTACATTTTTGTATTGACCATGTACGAGAATATAATAAAAATTTTAATTATTTTTCCGACCTTAGCGACGCGGAAATTGCTAAGTTCCAAAAGGATGCTGCAACCGGCCACCGCCCGACAAGGAAAATAGGCTCTAACCGCACTACAGCCACTAAAACCTCGCAGGAATTTTCCAGCATTCGTTCAGGCTCCGCTGTTTCGCAAAAGCGCTTACGTAACCCTTATGGGCTGATTAATGAAAAGCGTGTTGAAGCGGCGCCTAAACGTAAATTGAAAGTGCTGGAAGCAAGAGCTTTTGCCACATTAGAGCTAAAAGAAATGGCAAGCAGTGATGAAATCAAATCGCAATATAAGATTTTGATCAAACGGCACCATCCTGATGCAAATGGCGGCGATCGTAGTTCTGAGGAGCGTTTCCGCGCAGTTTTGCAAGCCTATAACCAGCTTAAACAAGCAGGATTTTGCTAA